The following are from one region of the Methanoculleus caldifontis genome:
- a CDS encoding secondary thiamine-phosphate synthase enzyme YjbQ, which translates to MFHTTVEVRTRGEGEIVNLTPRVEQAVAESGVQDGLANIFVVGSTAAVTTIEYEPGVLSDLLRALSVIAPADIPYAHDAAWGDGNGRSHVRAAIVGPSLSVPVVGGRLACGTWQQIVLLELDVRSSRERTVHVTVMG; encoded by the coding sequence ATGTTTCATACGACAGTAGAAGTCAGGACCCGTGGGGAAGGGGAGATCGTCAACCTCACGCCCCGGGTAGAGCAGGCGGTCGCGGAGAGCGGTGTGCAGGACGGGCTTGCGAATATCTTCGTCGTGGGCTCGACCGCCGCCGTCACCACCATCGAGTATGAGCCGGGGGTGCTCTCGGATCTCCTCCGGGCGCTCTCGGTCATCGCCCCGGCCGATATCCCCTACGCGCACGACGCGGCGTGGGGCGACGGCAACGGGCGGTCCCACGTCAGGGCGGCGATCGTCGGCCCGTCGCTCTCCGTCCCGGTGGTCGGGGGCAGGCTCGCCTGCGGCACCTGGCAGCAGATCGTCCTCCTGGAACTCGACGTACGGTCGAGCCGCGAGAGGACGGTCCACGTCACAGTCATGGGCTGA
- a CDS encoding ATP-binding cassette domain-containing protein — protein MHLVETRDLTHTYRGNVHALEGVNFVAERKSRIAVIGPNGAGKSTLFKHFNGILKPASGEVLIRGEPITKENLREIRKFVGIVFQNSDDQIFSPTVEQDVAFGPTNLGLDEATVAHRVEEALHLLGVEELRHRVPHHLSGGEKKRVAIAGILAMEPQVLVLDEPTAGLDPQGVADLVAFVNRLPDEYGMTVIFSTHQVDLVAEVADYIYVMDHGRIVASGTVEEIFTRPELLARTRLDVPVIPKLIRSLQEGGVAIDMAYTYEGAKKSFLDAYTRRA, from the coding sequence ATGCACCTGGTCGAGACCCGCGATCTCACCCACACCTACCGCGGCAATGTCCACGCCCTCGAGGGCGTGAACTTCGTTGCAGAGAGGAAGTCCCGCATCGCCGTCATCGGGCCGAACGGGGCCGGGAAGAGCACGCTCTTCAAGCACTTCAACGGCATACTCAAGCCCGCCTCCGGCGAGGTGCTGATCCGGGGCGAACCGATCACGAAGGAGAACCTCCGCGAGATCCGCAAGTTCGTGGGGATCGTCTTCCAGAACTCCGACGACCAGATCTTCTCCCCCACCGTGGAGCAGGACGTCGCGTTCGGCCCGACGAACCTCGGCCTCGACGAGGCGACGGTCGCCCACCGCGTCGAGGAGGCCCTGCACCTCCTCGGGGTGGAGGAACTCCGTCACCGGGTGCCGCACCACCTCTCCGGCGGCGAGAAGAAACGGGTCGCCATCGCCGGAATCCTCGCGATGGAGCCGCAGGTCCTGGTCCTCGACGAACCGACCGCCGGCCTCGACCCCCAGGGCGTCGCCGACCTGGTGGCGTTCGTCAACCGGCTGCCCGACGAGTACGGCATGACGGTGATCTTCTCGACCCACCAGGTCGACCTCGTGGCGGAGGTGGCTGATTACATCTACGTGATGGACCACGGGAGGATCGTGGCCTCCGGGACGGTCGAAGAGATCTTCACCCGGCCCGAACTGCTCGCCCGGACCCGGCTCGACGTGCCGGTCATACCGAAACTGATCCGGTCGCTGCAGGAGGGCGGTGTCGCCATCGATATGGCCTACACCTACGAGGGTGCAAAGAAGTCGTTCCTCGACGCCTACACGAGAAGAGCATGA
- a CDS encoding DEAD/DEAH box helicase, whose product MNCVSHPLIRPQSIEERRYQLAIALRALDANTMVVLPTGLGKTAVALLVAASRLRSHQGKVLMLAPTKPLVEQHLRFFKQFLLFREGSEPQDSDFAMFTGDTPPEERARAWEACRICFATPQVIKNDCLGGRYSLADVVMMVVDECHRAVGNYAYVFLAQHYCTTADRPLLLAMTASPGGDQMKVQEVCTNLRIEAVETRVETDEDVRPYIHERDVQYLDVYLPEELQAALVALRGLVGSRLDRLAELNFRVPKPDKLSMKALNALNAQIQQRIRTRDPSAFIAASLHAECMKLRHAISLAETQGSEALRLYLARLGAEGASSAGSKASKRLVGDPVYQHLVEVAGGWKEELHPKASIVRELVKAQLAAHPESRIIVFATYRDTVQTLVETLTAGGIACERFVGQASRDAEKGLSQKEQIASLARFREGAFKCLVATSVGEEGLDVPSTDMVIFYEAVPSEIRSIQRKGRTGRSGSGTIIVLVTKGTSDETFRYVSQNRERAMVTGIRSMSTPPASSPEPVTAPDPAPVPAPDPGSLLVPPVPPAPSIPAATKQVSFQDFTPAGPAITVDDRETSSRVAGRLHELGASITLERLESGDYAIGDRILVERKTVQDFMNTLVERDLFGQLRAMADAALRPVLIIEGEDDLYAVRNIHPNAVRGTLAAITVDMGIALIRTRDADDTAEVLYVLAQREGSERGERKVHPKKSYRSVQEEQEYALAAFPNIGLKSARLLLEHFGSLKAIVDAEAEDLAAVHGIGEKTARGIWDLARRPYR is encoded by the coding sequence ATGAACTGCGTCTCCCACCCGCTGATACGGCCACAGAGCATTGAGGAGCGGCGATACCAGCTCGCGATCGCCCTCCGGGCGCTCGACGCGAACACGATGGTCGTCCTCCCGACCGGCCTCGGGAAGACGGCCGTCGCGCTCCTCGTCGCGGCATCCCGCCTCCGCTCCCACCAGGGAAAGGTGCTGATGCTCGCGCCCACGAAACCCCTGGTCGAACAGCACCTCCGCTTTTTCAAGCAGTTTCTACTCTTTCGTGAAGGCTCCGAACCGCAGGACTCCGACTTTGCCATGTTCACCGGGGACACGCCTCCGGAGGAGCGGGCAAGAGCCTGGGAGGCGTGCCGGATCTGTTTTGCCACCCCGCAGGTGATCAAGAACGACTGCCTGGGAGGCAGGTACAGCCTTGCCGACGTCGTCATGATGGTCGTGGACGAGTGCCACCGGGCGGTCGGGAACTATGCGTATGTCTTCCTCGCCCAGCACTACTGCACTACGGCGGACAGGCCCCTTCTCCTTGCAATGACCGCCTCCCCCGGGGGCGACCAGATGAAGGTGCAGGAGGTCTGCACGAACCTCCGTATCGAGGCGGTCGAGACCCGGGTCGAGACCGACGAGGACGTCCGCCCCTACATTCACGAGCGCGACGTCCAGTACCTCGACGTCTACCTCCCCGAAGAGCTCCAGGCGGCGCTCGTCGCCCTCCGGGGACTCGTCGGGTCGCGCCTCGACCGGCTCGCGGAACTCAACTTCCGCGTTCCGAAACCGGACAAACTCTCGATGAAGGCATTGAACGCCCTCAATGCCCAGATCCAGCAGCGTATCCGGACGCGGGATCCCTCGGCCTTCATCGCGGCGTCCCTGCACGCCGAGTGCATGAAACTTCGCCATGCCATATCGCTCGCCGAGACTCAGGGCAGCGAGGCGCTCAGACTCTATCTCGCCAGGCTCGGCGCGGAAGGGGCCTCGAGCGCGGGGAGCAAGGCGAGCAAGCGCCTCGTCGGGGACCCCGTCTACCAGCACCTCGTCGAGGTCGCCGGCGGCTGGAAGGAGGAGCTCCACCCCAAGGCTTCGATCGTCCGCGAGCTCGTGAAGGCGCAGCTTGCGGCGCACCCTGAGAGCCGGATCATCGTCTTTGCCACCTACCGCGACACCGTCCAGACCCTCGTCGAAACGCTCACCGCGGGTGGGATCGCCTGCGAGCGGTTCGTCGGCCAGGCCTCCAGGGACGCAGAGAAGGGGCTCTCGCAGAAGGAGCAGATCGCGAGCCTCGCCCGGTTCCGGGAGGGTGCGTTCAAATGCCTGGTCGCGACCTCGGTCGGCGAGGAGGGGCTCGACGTCCCCTCGACCGATATGGTGATCTTCTACGAGGCCGTCCCCTCGGAGATCCGGAGCATCCAGCGGAAGGGGCGGACCGGGCGGAGCGGGAGCGGGACGATCATCGTGCTGGTGACGAAAGGCACCTCTGACGAGACGTTCCGCTACGTGAGCCAGAACCGGGAGCGGGCGATGGTGACGGGGATAAGGAGCATGAGCACCCCCCCTGCTTCTAGCCCCGAACCGGTTACGGCGCCTGACCCTGCACCCGTTCCTGCGCCAGACCCCGGGTCTCTCCTGGTGCCCCCTGTCCCGCCCGCTCCATCCATCCCGGCCGCGACAAAACAGGTGAGTTTCCAGGACTTTACCCCCGCAGGTCCGGCGATCACCGTCGATGACCGGGAGACGTCGTCACGGGTCGCCGGGCGTCTGCACGAACTCGGGGCGTCGATCACGCTCGAACGTCTCGAGTCCGGCGACTACGCCATCGGCGACCGCATCCTCGTCGAGAGGAAGACCGTGCAGGACTTCATGAACACCCTGGTCGAGCGGGACCTCTTCGGGCAGCTCAGGGCCATGGCCGACGCTGCGTTGCGGCCGGTCCTGATCATCGAGGGAGAAGACGATCTCTACGCGGTGCGGAATATCCACCCGAACGCCGTCCGGGGCACGCTTGCTGCCATCACGGTCGATATGGGGATCGCGCTGATCCGCACGAGGGATGCCGACGACACCGCTGAGGTGCTCTATGTCCTCGCACAGCGGGAGGGGAGCGAGCGGGGGGAGCGGAAGGTGCACCCGAAGAAGTCCTACCGCTCGGTCCAGGAGGAGCAAGAGTACGCGCTTGCGGCGTTCCCGAACATTGGTCTGAAGAGTGCGAGGCTCCTCCTCGAGCATTTCGGATCGCTCAAGGCGATCGTCGATGCCGAGGCGGAGGACCTTGCCGCGGTGCACGGGATCGGAGAAAAGACGGCCCGCGGGATCTGGGATCTCGCCCGCAGGCCTTACCGCTGA
- a CDS encoding PDGLE domain-containing protein, which produces METKQFVVIGIAIALVIAVAAPFLASGNPDGLESAFFSIYDAKPFMGDELDEDAAGAAEEHAAAVTGNEFAHEALMPDYTIPGLDKTGEVLAVVIGTLLMLALVYGVARVAARPDN; this is translated from the coding sequence ATGGAGACAAAACAGTTCGTCGTCATCGGGATCGCGATCGCCCTCGTGATCGCCGTTGCCGCGCCGTTCCTGGCATCAGGCAACCCCGACGGGCTTGAGAGCGCCTTCTTCAGCATCTACGATGCAAAGCCCTTCATGGGCGACGAGCTCGACGAAGATGCCGCCGGTGCTGCCGAAGAGCACGCGGCGGCCGTGACCGGGAACGAGTTCGCGCACGAGGCCCTCATGCCCGATTACACCATTCCGGGCCTCGACAAGACCGGAGAGGTGCTTGCCGTCGTGATCGGCACGCTCCTCATGCTCGCCCTGGTATACGGAGTTGCCCGGGTGGCTGCACGGCCCGATAATTAG
- the cbiQ gene encoding cobalt ECF transporter T component CbiQ, producing the protein MIDDLYFIEKHAYRTSIVHRLDARIKLLVTLAAVLAIIAMPYSTKVYELGAVLLALFIVLWGASRLPPTAYLRRLALILPFGIFLIGFQVFVKNPYYDVFHPIAALPLGIEIYAESVEFASILLVKFVVSISFVILLSSTTRMQDLLDASGRLGLPREFILPLGMMIRYIFVFAEIFAKIRSTMETRCFDPFDRTLPYRYRFRQLGYTVGMIFIRSYEQGERTYTSMLCRGYGEDAHLHIGRKSLSAGEIFFFVGAIALIVTSSVLIYLQP; encoded by the coding sequence ATGATCGACGACCTCTACTTCATCGAGAAGCACGCTTACCGGACCAGCATCGTCCACCGGCTGGATGCAAGGATCAAGCTCCTGGTGACCCTCGCTGCCGTCCTCGCGATCATCGCCATGCCCTACTCGACGAAGGTCTACGAGCTCGGCGCCGTCCTCCTCGCCCTCTTCATCGTCCTCTGGGGCGCATCGCGCCTCCCCCCGACCGCCTACCTCCGGAGGCTCGCGCTGATCCTGCCGTTCGGGATCTTCCTCATCGGGTTCCAGGTCTTCGTGAAGAACCCCTACTACGATGTCTTCCACCCGATTGCAGCACTGCCGCTTGGGATCGAGATCTACGCGGAGTCGGTCGAGTTCGCCTCGATCCTCCTCGTGAAGTTCGTCGTCAGTATATCGTTCGTCATCCTCCTCTCGTCGACGACGCGGATGCAGGACCTTCTCGACGCGTCGGGGAGGCTCGGCCTGCCCCGCGAGTTCATCCTCCCGCTCGGGATGATGATCCGCTACATCTTCGTCTTTGCAGAGATCTTCGCCAAGATCCGGTCGACGATGGAGACCCGGTGCTTCGACCCCTTCGACCGCACCCTCCCCTATCGCTACCGGTTCCGCCAGCTCGGCTACACGGTCGGCATGATCTTCATCAGGTCCTACGAGCAGGGCGAGCGCACCTACACGAGCATGCTCTGCAGGGGTTACGGGGAGGACGCCCACCTGCACATCGGGCGAAAGTCCCTCAGCGCCGGGGAGATCTTCTTCTTTGTCGGTGCGATCGCCCTCATCGTGACCTCGTCGGTCCTGATATACCTGCAGCCATAA
- the gyrA gene encoding DNA gyrase subunit A, which produces MTSDQVVPINIEEEMKSCYIDYAMSVIIGRAIPDARDGLKPVHRRTLFAMWEMGNTSDKPYKKSARVVGDVMGKYHPHGDSAIYDTLVKMAQPFSYRHMLVDGQGNFGSVDGDAAAAMRYTEARLTKISEELLADIDKETIDFVPNFDESLQEPDVLPARVPNLLINGSSGIAVGMATNMPPHNLREVCEATCRIIDEPGVSTEELMRIMPGPDFPTGGIMMGTEGVRDAYLTGRGKCVVRGVVEIEEEGRTPQIIISEIPFQVNKARLIEHIAGLVRDKRIEGISDIRDESDRDGMRIVIDLKRGAAPQVILNFLYKHTALESSFGINNLAIVDRQPRTLNLKEIVHVFLKHRVDVVRRRTEFDLTKTEERRHILSGLLVALDNIDAVIATIRASGTTDEAGAALMEKFGLDEMQVDAILKMQLRRLAALEHRKIQDERDTLAKEVERLSAILASEASILAEIRKELVDMAAQYGDTRRTRIGHTAEAFDREDLIEDKPMLVSLTSSNYIKRIDLDTYRNQRRGGRGVIGMATKDDDGVENVFVANMHDYLLCLTDRGKVYWLKVYDLPEGQRTGKGKALVNLLNLGGDERVTTVIPVREFRPDHFLFFATRNGTVSKVALDEFSRPRQSGINAINLRDGDAVVDVKAIDGNRELILTTKFGQSLRFHEETVRPVHRGAMGVRGIKLRHSDALQAISIVEDDHLLTITEQGFGKRTEFDEFRGHGRGTMGVRNIVVDVRGGGVVGSTAVSDDNEIIVMSASGIVIRTKVSEISIQKRGTRGVRIMKLDDGDRVIGFTILDSGEEV; this is translated from the coding sequence TTGACATCTGATCAGGTTGTCCCGATCAACATCGAAGAGGAGATGAAATCATGCTACATCGACTACGCGATGAGCGTGATCATCGGCCGCGCCATCCCCGACGCGAGAGACGGCTTGAAGCCCGTCCACCGCCGCACCCTCTTCGCCATGTGGGAGATGGGCAACACGAGCGACAAGCCCTACAAGAAGAGCGCCCGTGTTGTCGGAGACGTGATGGGTAAGTACCACCCTCACGGCGATTCGGCCATCTACGATACGCTGGTGAAGATGGCGCAGCCCTTCTCCTACCGCCACATGCTGGTGGACGGCCAGGGGAACTTCGGGTCGGTCGACGGGGACGCCGCTGCCGCCATGCGATACACGGAGGCAAGGCTCACGAAGATCTCAGAGGAGCTCCTGGCCGACATCGACAAGGAGACCATCGACTTCGTCCCGAACTTCGATGAGTCGCTCCAGGAACCCGACGTTCTCCCGGCCAGGGTCCCGAACCTCCTCATCAACGGGTCGAGCGGGATTGCGGTCGGCATGGCGACGAATATGCCGCCTCACAACCTCAGGGAGGTCTGCGAGGCGACCTGCCGTATCATCGACGAGCCGGGCGTCTCCACCGAGGAACTGATGCGGATCATGCCCGGCCCGGACTTCCCGACCGGCGGGATCATGATGGGCACCGAAGGGGTCCGTGACGCCTACCTGACCGGACGCGGGAAGTGCGTGGTCAGGGGGGTCGTGGAGATCGAGGAGGAAGGCCGGACACCGCAGATCATCATCTCCGAGATCCCCTTCCAGGTGAACAAGGCACGCCTGATAGAGCATATCGCGGGCCTCGTCCGCGACAAGAGGATCGAGGGGATATCCGATATCCGCGACGAGTCGGACCGCGACGGGATGCGGATCGTGATCGACTTAAAGAGAGGTGCCGCACCCCAGGTGATACTCAACTTCCTCTACAAGCATACAGCGCTCGAGTCTTCCTTCGGCATCAACAACCTCGCGATCGTCGACCGCCAGCCCCGAACCTTAAACCTCAAGGAAATTGTCCATGTGTTCCTCAAGCACCGGGTGGACGTGGTCCGGCGGCGAACCGAGTTCGATCTCACGAAGACGGAGGAGCGGAGGCACATCCTCAGCGGCCTCCTCGTTGCCCTCGACAACATCGACGCCGTCATAGCAACCATCCGGGCATCCGGGACGACCGATGAGGCCGGGGCGGCCCTGATGGAGAAGTTCGGGCTGGACGAGATGCAGGTGGATGCGATCCTAAAGATGCAGCTCCGGCGGCTTGCGGCGCTCGAGCACCGGAAGATCCAGGACGAGCGCGATACCCTCGCCAAGGAGGTTGAGCGGCTCTCCGCTATCCTCGCAAGCGAGGCAAGCATCCTCGCCGAGATCCGGAAGGAACTTGTCGATATGGCCGCCCAGTACGGTGACACAAGGCGGACCAGGATCGGGCACACGGCCGAGGCTTTCGACAGGGAGGATCTCATCGAGGACAAGCCGATGCTGGTCTCGCTCACCTCCTCAAACTACATAAAACGGATCGACCTCGACACCTACCGGAACCAGCGGCGCGGAGGCCGGGGCGTCATCGGCATGGCGACCAAAGACGACGACGGGGTCGAGAACGTCTTCGTCGCGAATATGCACGACTACCTCCTCTGCCTCACCGACAGGGGGAAGGTCTACTGGCTGAAGGTCTATGACCTGCCCGAGGGGCAGCGGACCGGGAAGGGCAAGGCCCTCGTCAATCTCCTGAACCTCGGCGGCGACGAGCGGGTGACGACGGTGATCCCGGTCAGGGAGTTCCGGCCCGACCACTTCCTCTTCTTCGCGACGAGGAACGGAACGGTCTCGAAGGTGGCGCTCGACGAGTTCTCGCGGCCGCGGCAGAGCGGGATCAACGCCATCAACCTCCGCGACGGCGATGCGGTGGTGGATGTCAAGGCGATCGACGGGAACCGGGAACTGATCCTGACGACGAAGTTCGGGCAGAGCCTACGGTTCCACGAGGAGACCGTCCGTCCCGTTCACCGGGGTGCGATGGGCGTGCGGGGGATCAAGCTCCGCCACAGCGACGCGCTCCAGGCGATATCCATCGTCGAAGACGACCACCTGCTCACCATAACCGAACAGGGGTTCGGGAAGCGGACGGAGTTCGATGAGTTCCGCGGCCACGGCAGAGGCACGATGGGCGTCCGCAACATCGTCGTCGACGTCCGGGGCGGCGGCGTCGTCGGGTCGACGGCGGTCTCCGACGACAACGAGATCATCGTGATGAGCGCCTCCGGCATCGTGATCCGGACGAAGGTCTCGGAGATCTCGATCCAGAAACGGGGCACCCGCGGGGTCCGGATCATGAAGCTCGACGACGGCGACCGCGTCATCGGGTTCACGATCCTCGATTCGGGCGAAGAGGTGTGA
- the cbiM gene encoding cobalt transporter CbiM, whose amino-acid sequence MHIPDFMFPVTQGLVYWVIALIFILLALRWARHSMGEEKVPLVAVLAAGIFAIQALNIPIPWGTSGHMVGAALAAIVLGSPFAGVFILTLVLLVQGFIFGDGGIVAMGANIINMGVVGGFVGYYGYTGIRKLTANSFAAAFIAGWAALFISAILCAVELAIAGTFPLVPGLTFMGTYHAVIGLIEGGITAVALYLIASARPDILEHPTGVSS is encoded by the coding sequence ATGCATATACCTGACTTCATGTTCCCGGTCACCCAGGGCCTCGTCTACTGGGTCATCGCTCTCATCTTCATCCTGCTCGCCCTCCGATGGGCGCGGCACTCCATGGGTGAGGAGAAGGTGCCGCTGGTCGCCGTGCTCGCCGCCGGCATCTTCGCCATCCAGGCGCTGAACATCCCCATCCCCTGGGGGACGAGCGGCCACATGGTCGGTGCGGCGCTCGCGGCGATCGTCCTCGGGTCGCCGTTTGCAGGGGTCTTCATCCTGACGCTGGTTCTCCTCGTGCAGGGGTTCATCTTCGGCGACGGCGGCATCGTCGCGATGGGCGCAAACATCATCAATATGGGCGTCGTCGGGGGCTTTGTCGGCTACTACGGCTATACAGGCATAAGAAAACTGACCGCGAACTCGTTTGCCGCCGCGTTCATCGCCGGGTGGGCTGCGCTCTTCATCTCCGCAATCCTCTGTGCGGTCGAGCTCGCCATTGCCGGCACCTTCCCGCTCGTCCCCGGGCTCACCTTCATGGGGACCTACCACGCGGTCATCGGGCTCATTGAAGGAGGCATCACCGCGGTCGCCCTCTACCTGATCGCATCGGCACGGCCCGACATCCTCGAACACCCGACGGGAGTGAGCTCATAA
- the gyrB gene encoding DNA topoisomerase (ATP-hydrolyzing) subunit B, with product MTDTYDASHITVLEGLRPVRERPAMYIGSTETRGLHHLVYEVVDNSVDEALAGFCDRILVTVHRDGSVTVEDNGRGIPVDTMPQYGKSALEIVLTVLHAGGKFDKNTYQVSGGLHGVGVSVVNALSSWLDATVFRDGNVYTMQFRQGVVAKQISTRTETEREMEIRYEERYGSQPGKPLDYERLQGTRITFQPDRSIFETVEFDYDVLDHRLRELAYLNSGLTIVLRDERTGDSVTYCFEDGIRQFVAHIGEGKGSLHDDVIYFQKRDPESMVEVEVALQYNDSYSETIHTYVNSVNTREGGTHLEGFRSALTRAINSAAHRNNLLKNNDAQVKGEDVREGLASVISTRVANPQFEGQTKMRLGNSNVRGIVDSLVYSSLTEYFEEHPKTLQVIVEKAMTAARAREAAKNARELARRKSTLESTGLPGKLADCQERDPAKSEIYIVEGDSAGGSAKQGRDRKFQAILPLRGKILNVEKASEHKILKNAEIQALISAIGTGIGDSFDAERARYHRIILMTDADVDGAHIRTLLLTFFYRYMVGLVEHGYIYIAQPPLFRVARGKQERYVYREEEMREIIAEWGEKGVSIQRYKGLGEMNAGQLWSTTMDPANRILKQVKIEDAVYANEIFEKLMGENVDARKDFIRRHAKEVNNLDI from the coding sequence ATGACTGATACCTACGATGCTTCCCATATCACGGTACTCGAGGGTCTACGGCCCGTGCGGGAACGCCCTGCCATGTACATCGGCAGCACGGAGACCCGGGGACTGCACCACCTCGTCTACGAGGTCGTGGACAACTCGGTCGACGAAGCGCTTGCCGGGTTCTGCGACCGGATCCTCGTGACCGTCCACCGGGACGGCTCGGTCACGGTGGAGGACAACGGGCGCGGTATCCCGGTTGACACGATGCCTCAGTACGGCAAGAGCGCTCTTGAGATCGTCCTCACGGTGCTCCACGCCGGCGGAAAATTCGACAAGAACACCTACCAGGTCTCCGGCGGCCTGCACGGTGTCGGCGTCTCGGTCGTCAACGCCCTCTCAAGCTGGCTCGACGCGACGGTCTTCCGCGACGGCAACGTCTATACGATGCAGTTCCGGCAGGGAGTCGTTGCAAAGCAGATCTCCACCCGCACCGAGACCGAGCGCGAGATGGAGATCCGGTACGAGGAACGCTACGGCAGCCAGCCCGGAAAGCCGCTCGACTACGAGCGCCTCCAGGGAACCCGGATCACCTTCCAGCCCGACCGCTCGATCTTCGAGACCGTCGAGTTCGACTACGACGTGCTGGACCACCGGCTTCGCGAGCTCGCGTACCTCAACAGCGGCCTTACAATCGTCCTCAGAGACGAGCGCACCGGGGATTCGGTCACCTACTGCTTCGAGGACGGCATCAGGCAGTTCGTCGCCCATATCGGCGAGGGGAAGGGGAGCCTCCACGATGATGTCATCTACTTCCAGAAGCGCGACCCCGAGAGCATGGTCGAGGTCGAGGTGGCCCTGCAGTACAACGACTCATACTCAGAGACGATCCACACCTACGTCAACAGCGTGAACACACGCGAGGGCGGCACCCACCTCGAGGGGTTCCGGAGTGCCCTCACCCGGGCGATCAACAGCGCCGCCCACAGAAACAACCTCCTCAAGAACAACGACGCCCAGGTCAAGGGCGAAGACGTCAGGGAGGGACTCGCCTCCGTCATCAGCACCCGGGTCGCGAACCCGCAGTTCGAGGGGCAGACCAAGATGCGCCTTGGGAACAGCAACGTCAGAGGCATCGTGGACTCGCTCGTCTACTCGTCGCTCACCGAGTACTTCGAAGAGCATCCGAAGACCCTCCAGGTGATTGTGGAGAAGGCGATGACCGCTGCCCGGGCCCGGGAAGCCGCCAAGAACGCACGCGAGCTCGCCCGGCGGAAGAGCACGCTGGAGTCGACCGGTCTGCCCGGGAAACTCGCCGATTGCCAGGAGCGGGACCCGGCGAAGAGCGAGATCTACATCGTGGAAGGAGACTCTGCAGGCGGTTCGGCAAAGCAGGGACGGGACCGGAAGTTCCAGGCGATTCTCCCCCTGCGGGGAAAGATCTTAAACGTCGAGAAGGCCTCGGAGCATAAGATCTTAAAGAACGCCGAGATCCAGGCGTTGATCTCGGCTATCGGCACCGGGATCGGCGACAGTTTCGACGCGGAGCGGGCCCGGTACCACCGGATCATCCTGATGACCGATGCGGATGTCGACGGTGCGCACATCCGGACGCTCCTCCTCACGTTCTTCTACCGCTACATGGTGGGGCTCGTCGAGCACGGCTACATCTACATCGCCCAGCCGCCTCTCTTCCGGGTCGCCAGGGGCAAACAGGAGCGATACGTCTACCGCGAGGAGGAGATGCGGGAGATCATCGCCGAGTGGGGCGAGAAGGGCGTCTCGATCCAGCGCTACAAGGGTCTTGGTGAGATGAACGCCGGACAGCTCTGGAGCACCACGATGGACCCGGCAAACCGCATCCTCAAACAGGTCAAGATCGAGGACGCTGTCTATGCGAACGAAATATTCGAGAAACTTATGGGTGAAAATGTAGATGCCCGGAAGGACTTCATCCGCCGGCACGCAAAAGAGGTGAACAACCTTGACATCTGA
- a CDS encoding Sjogren's syndrome/scleroderma autoantigen 1 family protein, which produces MTADKADEVMAGYLLKGGKMLAKSCKVCGYPLFEYKGETQCVICPLTAPEGRLPEPEPVVQVSPEPVQSPSSAPAAAVPEAGGRVAGEIERTIVHLCERIRSEPRADECLTLMRAVKKGAEALAALGQR; this is translated from the coding sequence ATGACGGCAGATAAGGCAGACGAAGTCATGGCCGGGTATCTCCTGAAAGGCGGGAAGATGCTCGCGAAATCCTGTAAAGTCTGCGGGTATCCTTTATTCGAGTATAAGGGAGAGACACAGTGCGTGATCTGCCCGCTCACGGCGCCCGAGGGCCGCCTACCCGAACCGGAACCGGTTGTGCAGGTCTCCCCCGAACCGGTGCAGTCACCGTCATCCGCACCGGCCGCGGCCGTCCCGGAGGCCGGGGGCCGGGTTGCCGGGGAGATCGAGCGGACGATCGTCCACCTCTGCGAGCGGATCAGGAGCGAACCCCGGGCCGACGAGTGCCTGACCCTGATGAGAGCGGTCAAGAAAGGCGCCGAAGCGCTTGCGGCACTGGGTCAGCGGTAA
- a CDS encoding UPF0147 family protein, translating to MASPDETIRICIQMLQNISEDSTIPRNIRRVADETKTVLQDDSRSIGLRAATAISMIDEVSNDPNMPVHARTRIWELVSQLETVPLD from the coding sequence ATGGCAAGTCCAGACGAAACAATACGGATCTGCATCCAGATGCTGCAGAATATCAGCGAGGATTCTACAATCCCGCGCAATATCCGACGCGTCGCAGATGAGACGAAAACGGTTCTCCAGGACGATTCCCGGAGCATCGGTCTCCGCGCCGCAACTGCAATCTCCATGATCGACGAGGTCAGCAACGACCCCAACATGCCGGTTCACGCACGGACCCGCATCTGGGAACTGGTATCGCAACTCGAGACGGTACCTCTCGACTAA